The Thermoclostridium stercorarium subsp. stercorarium DSM 8532 genome contains a region encoding:
- a CDS encoding DUF5704 domain-containing protein produces MVKKLFFSILVLVFIFPFSCTLSYSSKIEPYFSEILTGSPPDNIGEYIADRGGWILIEFWHYSNKYWKVTLASEDDIKEIIIYDKEAKNILWADINFLKEKVYKHNFILEFKIHHPQEVLNALAHGAKITPVMNIDIETLKYSDKYTIIKNYFNYEKLPPEMPSNLPEKPIYAMYDNYIIIKALPNFFCEAGITIQDKLYFGYPHPIPIVQTGFGSLGYAMFYNNKAEKPGTKAGVAYSPDPFYGSRYTIPFHMIEDISGKLKENFLVTVKEDTERIDEKSEILNIGHGTFANAGAISIRFWYPIRIDYYAQFPTTVTPTPTPSPTLPPPPPERNRDITENLTPVVNSSMDEEAAAVIAADDRGNEKFDVAKGIPVRENLYVNIKTREYLYDLTFTKHSYTDTETVYARKTYHLSWREDHGRYETTYCGSGTFYHIRGTYCEDSDGDGINDTCPGHKYSGCVDSDGDGEKDSCPGHDTWVSNWVDMSDTVVVYSEPYTLTRGYSYWTVDAFEAFIPEKVTVENAALPGGKVTIPQNGIPVPEITLSHSNSIPAHVLNNPISDAIESGTLVYDHTVGSYVIDLGTEHINGSTSRPSVPDIKNHDKIIERAIPQYHTKNDLLIFNGMTIMDDTVSTSGKAPEPSAVPESVICHENAFYAKGLTIPDNTLNGVHESKGTITYRRLAETVNPKRPEKIEIPISPINSVRVHTPVVCSSGVLDDVKNDQTLNPDRSRSALVLGRPSRIRIFTVGNHLNIKGYSENRPMDCRKYTRDRQVRFPFDVYIGTDKPDNSRFVPANTWYSIPLDEAYDEINIYIPTWVPEGDYEVEFRQIAVNAPDLNTKEYLANLNINNYVAVRNSPVRVIGRIYGFRVTGIADKLWENVFRKSKGTSGHTGNCYYVGTRDEEGKDRGISPLFTLPILEGSHAVYKNRGALKTGYTFRFDLTTVGCYYGDNDHISIIPEFYYVRKDGTGRQKVDLWYHEEFSGKMNYFVKIEPTGRNRDNPKFMKLGDIYRDVPEEEITNTARILGLNADMFRNRLSPIGWLDRIVLSKYQRTLTGNTENLPPGVNADRVLQSVQRWYGEYYIPNDVYAAPAGFDVAEYGRKNNGLTGRESFWLKDGYIIVNFRIETIKNGDFDSPVLSYWGAQHCNMFEREGFSHTKTDYYGATFELKDGDIVFYDTDKRSSDDYRTGGTH; encoded by the coding sequence ATGGTAAAAAAACTATTTTTTTCAATACTGGTATTAGTATTTATTTTCCCCTTTTCCTGTACTCTTTCCTACTCGTCAAAAATTGAACCCTACTTTAGTGAAATACTTACCGGCTCCCCACCTGATAATATTGGTGAATATATTGCTGATAGAGGTGGCTGGATATTAATTGAGTTTTGGCATTATTCAAATAAATATTGGAAAGTGACGCTTGCTTCAGAAGATGACATCAAGGAAATAATTATATATGATAAAGAAGCGAAAAATATTTTATGGGCAGATATTAATTTTCTCAAAGAAAAAGTATATAAACATAATTTTATTCTTGAATTTAAAATACACCATCCTCAGGAGGTTTTAAATGCATTAGCACACGGAGCGAAAATAACTCCTGTCATGAACATTGATATCGAAACCCTTAAATATTCCGACAAATATACAATAATTAAAAACTATTTTAATTATGAAAAACTTCCGCCAGAAATGCCATCAAATTTACCCGAAAAACCTATATATGCAATGTACGATAACTATATAATTATAAAGGCCTTGCCGAATTTTTTCTGCGAAGCCGGAATAACAATACAAGACAAACTTTATTTCGGCTACCCACATCCTATCCCCATCGTTCAAACCGGTTTCGGCAGCCTCGGCTATGCGATGTTCTACAACAATAAAGCCGAAAAACCGGGCACCAAAGCGGGTGTCGCGTACTCTCCCGATCCTTTTTACGGGAGCAGATACACCATTCCGTTTCACATGATTGAGGACATATCCGGCAAATTAAAGGAAAATTTCTTAGTTACCGTAAAAGAGGATACAGAAAGAATAGATGAAAAAAGCGAAATACTTAACATAGGCCATGGGACCTTTGCCAACGCCGGTGCAATTTCAATCCGTTTCTGGTACCCGATAAGAATTGACTATTACGCACAATTCCCAACAACCGTTACCCCTACACCCACACCTTCGCCTACGCTGCCGCCTCCCCCGCCCGAACGTAACCGGGACATCACCGAAAACCTCACACCTGTAGTCAACTCTTCAATGGACGAAGAAGCGGCTGCCGTTATCGCGGCAGACGACAGAGGCAATGAAAAGTTCGATGTCGCCAAGGGAATTCCCGTACGTGAAAATTTGTACGTTAACATCAAAACCAGGGAATACCTTTACGACCTAACCTTTACCAAACACTCCTACACCGATACCGAAACTGTGTATGCCAGAAAAACATACCACCTTTCATGGAGGGAAGACCACGGCAGGTATGAAACCACCTACTGCGGTTCAGGCACGTTCTACCATATACGCGGTACATACTGTGAGGATTCCGACGGCGACGGAATAAATGACACCTGCCCGGGCCACAAGTACTCAGGGTGCGTTGATTCTGACGGCGACGGCGAAAAGGATTCATGCCCCGGCCACGATACATGGGTTTCGAACTGGGTGGATATGTCCGACACGGTGGTTGTATATTCAGAGCCGTACACTTTAACCCGCGGCTATTCCTACTGGACTGTTGACGCTTTTGAAGCGTTTATCCCTGAAAAAGTAACGGTGGAAAACGCCGCATTGCCTGGCGGGAAAGTGACGATACCCCAAAACGGAATACCCGTTCCCGAAATCACTTTGTCCCACAGCAACAGTATACCTGCCCATGTTTTGAACAATCCCATATCCGACGCAATAGAGTCAGGCACTCTCGTGTATGACCATACCGTCGGTTCATATGTCATAGACCTTGGAACCGAACACATAAACGGCAGCACCTCCAGGCCGTCGGTTCCGGACATAAAAAACCATGACAAAATCATCGAAAGGGCGATACCGCAATATCACACCAAAAACGACCTGTTAATATTCAACGGCATGACAATAATGGATGATACAGTCTCCACCAGCGGGAAAGCCCCTGAACCTTCGGCTGTTCCCGAAAGCGTTATATGCCATGAAAACGCCTTCTACGCAAAAGGCCTTACAATCCCGGACAATACTCTGAACGGCGTTCATGAAAGCAAAGGGACAATTACATACAGAAGGCTTGCCGAAACGGTAAACCCGAAACGGCCTGAAAAAATAGAAATACCCATCTCCCCTATAAACAGCGTCAGGGTGCACACGCCTGTGGTCTGCAGTTCGGGCGTGCTGGACGACGTAAAAAACGACCAGACGCTCAATCCCGACAGGAGCCGTTCGGCCCTCGTTCTGGGAAGGCCGTCCCGAATCAGGATTTTCACCGTCGGCAATCACCTGAATATCAAAGGCTACAGCGAAAACCGGCCTATGGACTGCAGAAAATACACCCGTGACAGGCAGGTGCGTTTCCCGTTCGATGTCTACATTGGTACCGACAAGCCCGACAACTCCCGCTTTGTCCCCGCAAACACCTGGTATTCAATACCCCTCGACGAGGCATATGACGAAATAAACATCTACATTCCCACATGGGTACCCGAAGGGGACTATGAAGTCGAGTTCAGGCAGATAGCGGTAAATGCCCCCGATTTAAACACAAAAGAATACCTTGCCAATCTCAATATAAACAACTATGTGGCGGTGCGGAACAGTCCCGTCCGGGTCATTGGCAGGATATACGGGTTCAGGGTTACCGGCATAGCCGACAAGCTTTGGGAAAATGTATTCCGGAAAAGCAAAGGCACCTCCGGGCATACGGGTAACTGCTATTACGTCGGAACCAGGGACGAAGAAGGAAAAGACCGCGGGATAAGCCCTTTGTTTACCCTTCCTATTCTTGAGGGAAGCCACGCCGTTTACAAAAACCGCGGCGCGTTAAAAACAGGTTATACTTTCAGGTTCGACCTTACCACAGTGGGTTGTTATTACGGCGACAATGACCATATAAGCATAATCCCCGAGTTCTATTACGTCAGAAAGGACGGGACCGGCCGGCAGAAAGTGGATTTATGGTATCATGAGGAATTCAGCGGCAAAATGAATTACTTTGTGAAAATAGAACCCACGGGCAGAAACAGGGATAATCCGAAGTTTATGAAGCTGGGCGATATTTACCGCGACGTTCCCGAAGAAGAAATAACAAACACCGCGCGGATACTTGGGCTAAACGCTGATATGTTCAGGAACAGGCTGTCGCCCATCGGCTGGCTCGACCGGATAGTGCTGTCGAAGTACCAAAGGACGCTTACGGGCAATACGGAAAACCTACCGCCGGGTGTGAATGCCGACAGGGTGCTGCAATCGGTTCAAAGATGGTATGGCGAATATTACATTCCCAATGATGTTTATGCGGCGCCTGCAGGATTCGACGTGGCCGAATACGGGAGGAAAAACAACGGGCTTACGGGCAGGGAAAGTTTCTGGCTAAAAGACGGGTACATAATTGTGAATTTCAGGATAGAAACAATAAAGAACGGAGACTTCGACAGCCCTGTGTTAAGCTACTGGGGTGCGCAGCATTGCAATATGTTTGAGCGGGAAGGCTTTTCGCATACAAAGACAGACTATTATGGAGCAACCTTTGAGCTGAAGGACGGGGATATTGTATTCTATGATACCGACAAGCGTTCAAGCGATGATTACAGAACAGGCGGAACACATTAA
- the araD gene encoding L-ribulose-5-phosphate 4-epimerase yields MLDELKEQVLRANLALPEHGLVTFTWGNVSGIDRETGLVVIKPSGVPYSELKKEHLVVVDLDGNKVEGNLKPSSDTPTHLVLYRAFRNIGGIVHTHSPWATSFAQAGMGIPAFGTTHADYFHGEIPCTRKMTPAEINGDYEKETGNVIVETFSGKDPMDIPAVLVNMHGPFAWGKDALDAVHNAVVLEEVAKMAFNTIMLNPKIGPMDTVLMNKHFFRKHGANAYYGQ; encoded by the coding sequence ATGCTTGACGAACTGAAAGAACAGGTTTTACGGGCAAACCTGGCGTTGCCAGAACATGGCCTTGTGACATTTACATGGGGAAATGTAAGCGGAATAGACAGGGAAACGGGCCTTGTGGTTATAAAACCAAGCGGAGTGCCATATTCCGAGCTGAAAAAAGAACATCTTGTTGTGGTGGATTTGGACGGCAACAAGGTGGAAGGGAACCTGAAACCTTCGTCCGATACACCCACCCATCTCGTACTTTACAGAGCGTTCAGGAATATCGGCGGAATTGTGCATACCCATTCACCGTGGGCTACCTCCTTTGCCCAGGCCGGGATGGGAATACCGGCTTTTGGAACAACTCATGCCGATTATTTCCATGGTGAGATACCATGCACAAGAAAAATGACTCCTGCGGAAATTAACGGCGATTATGAGAAAGAAACCGGAAATGTCATTGTGGAGACATTCTCAGGGAAAGATCCCATGGACATACCCGCGGTGCTTGTAAACATGCACGGGCCTTTTGCATGGGGCAAAGATGCGCTGGATGCGGTGCACAATGCAGTTGTTCTTGAGGAAGTTGCCAAAATGGCATTTAATACAATAATGTTAAATCCAAAAATCGGGCCTATGGACACGGTGCTTATGAATAAACATTTCTTCAGAAAACACGGCGCAAACGCTTATTACGGCCAGTAA
- the araB gene encoding ribulokinase, translated as MAKKYAIGVDFGTLSGRAVLVEVDTGNEIATAVKEYPHGVMDEYLPYGNVRLEPDWALQHPQDYLDVLAETIPAVLKESGVSPDDVIGIGIDFTACTMLPIDKEGNPLCFDEKYKTQPHAYVKLWKHHAAQDEANRLNQIAQERGEKFLQLYGGKISSEWLIPKIWQILNEAPEIYEAADRFIEATDWIVLQLTGVEKRNSCTAGYKAIWHKKMGYPSKEFFKALDPRLENLVDEKLSRDIYPIGTKAGEITEKAAKLTGLRPGTAVAVGNVDAHVAVPAVGITEPGKMLMIIGTSTCHMLLGTEEKMVPGICGVVEDGIIPGYLGYEAGQSCVGDHFQWFIENCVPEEYKKEARDRGVSIHKVLREKASRLKPGESGLLALDWWNGNRSVLVDVDLTGMLLGCTLLTKPEEIYRALIEATAYGTRMIIDNFEEHGVPIYELYAAGGIAQKDEMMMQIYADVTNREIRISASPQTPALGSAMFGAVAAGSARGGFDSIVDAAKVMAKVLDKVYKPIPENVAVYEKLYQEYKILHDYFGRGQNDVMKRLKEIKKSVSKS; from the coding sequence ATGGCAAAAAAATATGCCATAGGTGTTGATTTTGGAACACTTTCGGGAAGGGCAGTTCTCGTGGAGGTCGATACCGGCAATGAAATTGCAACCGCTGTAAAGGAATACCCGCATGGCGTTATGGACGAATATCTTCCTTATGGCAACGTAAGGCTTGAACCGGACTGGGCTCTGCAGCATCCGCAGGATTACCTCGATGTATTGGCTGAAACCATTCCGGCTGTTTTAAAAGAGTCAGGCGTATCACCCGACGATGTCATAGGAATAGGCATTGATTTTACGGCCTGCACGATGCTTCCGATTGATAAGGAAGGCAATCCTTTGTGCTTTGATGAAAAATATAAAACACAACCGCACGCATATGTAAAGCTGTGGAAACACCATGCAGCACAGGATGAAGCCAACAGGCTGAACCAGATTGCGCAGGAACGCGGTGAGAAATTTTTGCAGCTTTACGGCGGGAAGATTTCTTCAGAATGGCTGATTCCGAAGATATGGCAGATATTAAATGAAGCTCCTGAAATATATGAAGCTGCTGACAGGTTTATTGAAGCAACCGACTGGATTGTACTCCAGCTGACCGGTGTGGAAAAAAGGAACAGTTGTACGGCGGGATACAAGGCAATATGGCATAAGAAGATGGGGTATCCTTCGAAGGAATTTTTTAAAGCACTGGACCCAAGGCTGGAAAACCTTGTTGACGAAAAGTTAAGCAGGGATATTTACCCGATAGGAACAAAGGCGGGGGAAATTACCGAAAAAGCTGCTAAATTAACCGGACTCAGGCCGGGAACCGCCGTGGCGGTTGGTAACGTTGATGCCCATGTAGCCGTACCTGCGGTGGGAATTACCGAACCGGGAAAAATGCTGATGATAATAGGCACGTCCACATGCCATATGCTCCTCGGAACTGAAGAAAAGATGGTTCCCGGCATATGCGGTGTTGTTGAAGACGGAATAATACCCGGGTATTTGGGCTACGAAGCCGGTCAGTCCTGTGTCGGCGACCATTTCCAGTGGTTTATTGAAAACTGTGTTCCCGAGGAATACAAAAAAGAGGCAAGGGATCGCGGAGTCAGCATACATAAGGTTCTGAGAGAAAAAGCAAGCAGGTTAAAACCCGGAGAGAGCGGTCTTCTCGCTCTGGACTGGTGGAACGGAAACCGTTCCGTTCTTGTTGATGTGGATCTGACAGGTATGCTTCTGGGATGTACGCTGCTTACAAAACCCGAGGAAATTTACAGAGCATTAATTGAAGCTACGGCGTATGGAACACGAATGATAATAGACAATTTCGAGGAACATGGTGTTCCGATATACGAGCTGTATGCCGCCGGCGGTATTGCTCAGAAGGATGAAATGATGATGCAGATATATGCAGATGTTACGAACAGGGAAATAAGAATTTCGGCTTCACCTCAGACTCCGGCACTGGGATCAGCGATGTTCGGGGCAGTGGCTGCCGGTTCTGCAAGGGGTGGTTTTGACAGCATTGTTGATGCTGCGAAAGTTATGGCAAAGGTGTTGGATAAGGTATACAAACCAATCCCGGAAAACGTGGCTGTTTATGAGAAACTTTATCAGGAATACAAAATACTCCATGATTACTTCGGCAGGGGCCAGAATGACGTTATGAAGCGCTTGAAAGAAATAAAAAAGAGCGTTTCAAAATCATAA
- a CDS encoding GntR family transcriptional regulator, translating into MEQDKPKYLQLKEYLIGLIENNELPRGNKIPSENELAEKFHISRHTVRRAISELVNEGVLITSQGKGTFVNNEPKSRQNLIGVITTYIGDYIFPSIIRGIDQVLSENGYSIALGCTNNQFDKERQCLENFMKQDIKGLIVETTKSALPNPNIELYDEFRKRNIPVLFMHGSYKGYSASSIYEDDVEAGYIATKHLIELGHRKIAGIFKIDDIQGHARFEGYCRAHRESGIDINDKRIMWFGTDDMLYKFGKQSGDMVIEFLEDSTSLVCYNEQISIKVIDIIREKGLTIPERLSLVSFDDSELAVASEVKMTTVAHPKEKLGIEAANLMLKMIKEGDGIFKVKMTPELVVRNSTGRVNG; encoded by the coding sequence TTGGAACAGGACAAGCCAAAGTACCTGCAGCTTAAGGAATATCTGATTGGTCTTATTGAAAACAATGAACTGCCGCGGGGAAACAAAATTCCTTCAGAAAACGAACTTGCGGAAAAATTCCATATAAGCAGGCATACCGTAAGAAGGGCAATAAGTGAGCTAGTCAATGAAGGCGTTTTAATAACAAGCCAGGGCAAAGGTACGTTTGTAAACAACGAGCCCAAAAGCAGGCAAAACCTGATAGGGGTTATTACAACGTACATAGGGGACTATATTTTCCCTTCCATAATCCGAGGCATTGATCAGGTTCTGAGTGAGAACGGATACAGTATTGCCCTTGGATGTACGAACAACCAGTTTGACAAGGAAAGGCAATGCCTTGAGAATTTCATGAAGCAGGACATTAAAGGACTTATTGTCGAGACAACAAAAAGCGCTCTGCCCAATCCTAATATTGAACTGTATGATGAATTCAGAAAGAGAAATATACCTGTTTTGTTCATGCACGGCAGCTACAAAGGTTATTCCGCGTCTTCAATATATGAAGACGATGTTGAGGCGGGATATATTGCCACAAAGCACCTGATAGAACTTGGTCACAGGAAAATCGCCGGAATATTCAAAATTGACGATATTCAGGGTCATGCAAGATTCGAAGGTTACTGCAGGGCGCACAGGGAGTCGGGGATTGATATAAACGATAAAAGAATTATGTGGTTCGGCACCGACGACATGCTGTATAAGTTCGGCAAACAGTCGGGTGATATGGTTATTGAGTTTCTGGAAGATTCAACTTCACTTGTATGTTACAACGAGCAGATAAGCATTAAAGTCATTGATATTATCAGAGAAAAAGGATTAACAATTCCGGAACGGTTGTCGCTGGTCAGTTTTGACGATTCGGAGCTGGCCGTGGCTTCAGAGGTGAAAATGACAACGGTTGCCCATCCCAAGGAAAAGCTGGGTATAGAGGCTGCAAATCTAATGCTGAAAATGATAAAAGAAGGAGACGGTATTTTTAAAGTTAAAATGACCCCCGAGCTTGTTGTAAGAAACAGCACGGGGCGGGTAAACGGCTGA
- the araA gene encoding L-arabinose isomerase — translation MMIQKNYNFWFVTGSQHLYGDDTLKEVNRHSEIIASWLDQNTLPHCNVVFKPVLTTPEEILNLCAEANFDKTCAGIITWMHTFSPAKMWISGLNELKKPLLHLHTQFNCEIPWDTIDMDFMNLNQSAHGDREYGFIGARMRIPRKVVVGYYKDPEVSREIQVWMNAAIAFVEGKNIKVARFGDNMRQVAVTEGDKVEAQIKFGWSVDGYGVGDLVDYVSKVTNDEIENVLETYKKLYEFPSDPNTHDAIREQAKIEAGLKKFLDDGGYTAFTTTFEDLHGLKQLPGLAVQHLMHEGYGFGAEGDWKTAALVRTMKIMNTGLPEGTSFMEDYTYHLEQNNEMILGAHMLEVCPSVAAEKPRIEVHPLSIGGKADPARLVFKGRSGPAIAASLVDLGDRFRLIVNEVEAIEPTKDMPRLPVARVLWKPKPSLRDAAKAWILAGGAHHTSFSYSVTTEHMMDWAEMAGIEFVLINENTTDLYRFREQLRINDYVWRAR, via the coding sequence ATGATGATACAAAAAAACTATAACTTTTGGTTTGTAACCGGAAGCCAGCATTTGTACGGCGACGACACGCTGAAAGAGGTTAACAGGCATTCGGAAATAATTGCCTCGTGGCTTGACCAGAACACCCTGCCTCACTGCAACGTAGTATTTAAACCCGTCCTTACAACTCCCGAAGAAATTCTCAATCTCTGCGCCGAAGCCAATTTCGACAAGACCTGTGCGGGAATCATTACATGGATGCACACTTTCTCGCCTGCGAAGATGTGGATATCCGGATTAAATGAGCTTAAAAAACCTCTCCTTCACCTCCATACCCAGTTCAATTGCGAAATTCCCTGGGATACCATCGATATGGATTTCATGAACCTTAACCAGTCAGCCCACGGCGACAGGGAATATGGATTTATCGGCGCCAGAATGCGCATACCAAGGAAAGTTGTTGTAGGATATTATAAAGACCCAGAAGTGAGCCGCGAAATACAGGTTTGGATGAACGCAGCAATCGCTTTTGTTGAAGGTAAAAATATCAAGGTTGCGCGTTTCGGAGACAATATGCGCCAGGTGGCCGTTACCGAAGGTGACAAGGTTGAGGCTCAAATTAAATTTGGCTGGTCTGTGGACGGATACGGCGTAGGGGATCTGGTGGATTACGTTTCCAAAGTAACAAACGACGAAATTGAAAATGTATTGGAAACATACAAAAAACTGTACGAATTCCCGTCTGATCCCAATACCCATGACGCAATCAGGGAACAGGCAAAGATAGAAGCAGGCTTGAAAAAATTCCTCGATGATGGCGGATATACCGCATTTACCACAACCTTTGAAGACTTGCATGGATTAAAGCAACTTCCCGGCCTTGCCGTTCAGCATCTTATGCATGAAGGTTACGGATTTGGCGCCGAAGGAGACTGGAAAACGGCTGCTTTGGTTCGCACAATGAAAATTATGAATACCGGCTTGCCTGAAGGAACATCCTTTATGGAGGACTACACTTATCACCTCGAACAGAACAATGAAATGATTCTCGGCGCCCACATGCTTGAAGTCTGCCCTTCCGTGGCTGCTGAGAAACCGAGGATTGAAGTCCACCCGTTAAGCATCGGCGGAAAAGCCGATCCTGCACGTCTGGTTTTCAAAGGCAGAAGCGGCCCTGCCATCGCCGCGTCTCTGGTTGACTTGGGAGATCGTTTCCGCCTGATTGTAAACGAAGTTGAGGCCATTGAACCCACGAAGGATATGCCGAGGCTGCCGGTGGCAAGAGTTCTCTGGAAGCCAAAGCCTTCGCTCCGCGATGCCGCCAAAGCATGGATTCTTGCCGGTGGGGCGCACCATACGTCTTTCTCATATTCAGTTACAACCGAGCATATGATGGACTGGGCAGAAATGGCGGGAATCGAGTTTGTTCTGATTAATGAAAATACCACTGACTTGTACAGATTCAGAGAGCAGCTTAGAATAAATGACTATGTCTGGAGAGCCCGCTGA
- a CDS encoding ribonuclease J, translated as MANRKKNKLRVIPLGGLEEIGKNMTVFEYGESIIVVDCGVAFPEDEMLGIDLVIPDVTYLEKNLSKVKGIIVTHGHEDHIGALPYVLNRIPVPVYGTDLTLALIENKLVEHQMLNRAELRAVRAGQTIQLGAFKVEFIRSTHSIADSVALAIHTPVGVVLHTSDFKIDHTPIEGEPIDLARIAELGKKGVLLLMADSTNVERPGYTMSERTVGETLDNVFKDAKSRIIVATFASNIHRIQQIVNSAMKFNRKVALNGRSMINVVKTAMKLGYLNIPPDVLIDIDRIQKLPRNQIVMITTGSQGEPMSALSRIASNSHRKVSIEKGDLVIISASPIPGNEKYISRVINDLFKQGANVIYEALVEVHVSGHARQEELKLIHRLVRPKFFMPVHGEYRHLKQHANLAQSLGMPEENIFIMENGQVLELSQRKAQIAGTVQAGSILIDGLGVGDVGNIVLRDRKHLSEDGLIVVVVTVNSDGKILTTPEVISRGFVYVKESEELMDEIRELTLEIIQKNLGKRKSSYANIKNNVKDELSSYLYQKTKRKPMILPVIIEIPC; from the coding sequence GTGGCAAACAGAAAGAAAAACAAGCTAAGAGTAATTCCGTTAGGCGGTCTTGAAGAGATAGGTAAAAACATGACGGTTTTCGAGTATGGTGAAAGTATCATTGTTGTGGACTGCGGAGTGGCTTTTCCTGAAGATGAGATGCTGGGTATTGATCTGGTGATTCCCGATGTTACCTATCTTGAGAAAAATCTGTCGAAGGTGAAAGGGATTATCGTTACCCATGGCCATGAAGATCATATAGGAGCTCTGCCGTATGTATTGAACAGAATTCCGGTGCCTGTTTATGGAACCGATCTTACACTGGCGTTGATTGAAAACAAACTTGTAGAGCACCAGATGCTGAACAGGGCTGAGCTTAGGGCGGTAAGAGCGGGTCAGACCATTCAGTTGGGAGCATTTAAAGTGGAGTTTATCAGATCAACTCACAGCATAGCAGATTCGGTGGCACTTGCAATCCACACGCCTGTTGGTGTGGTCCTTCATACTTCCGACTTTAAGATTGATCATACTCCCATTGAAGGCGAGCCGATAGACCTTGCACGGATAGCTGAACTGGGCAAAAAAGGCGTTTTGCTTTTGATGGCGGACAGCACCAATGTTGAACGCCCCGGTTACACAATGAGTGAAAGAACTGTCGGAGAAACCCTTGATAATGTGTTTAAGGATGCGAAATCCAGGATTATAGTTGCCACTTTTGCGTCGAATATCCACAGGATACAGCAGATTGTAAATTCTGCGATGAAGTTTAACCGGAAAGTGGCGCTGAACGGCCGAAGCATGATTAATGTAGTAAAAACGGCAATGAAACTGGGATATCTGAATATTCCTCCGGATGTTTTGATTGATATAGACAGGATACAGAAACTTCCGAGAAATCAGATAGTGATGATTACAACCGGCAGTCAGGGCGAGCCTATGTCGGCGCTTTCGAGAATTGCTTCGAACAGCCACCGCAAGGTAAGCATAGAAAAAGGCGACCTGGTTATTATATCGGCAAGCCCAATACCTGGAAACGAGAAATATATCTCCCGTGTCATAAACGATTTGTTCAAACAGGGGGCAAACGTTATATATGAAGCCCTTGTTGAGGTTCATGTTTCGGGACACGCCAGGCAGGAGGAGCTTAAACTTATTCACAGGCTGGTTCGTCCCAAATTTTTTATGCCTGTTCATGGTGAATACAGGCATCTGAAACAGCATGCGAACCTTGCCCAGTCCCTTGGTATGCCGGAGGAGAATATTTTTATTATGGAAAACGGACAAGTATTGGAATTGTCCCAGAGAAAGGCTCAGATTGCCGGAACGGTGCAGGCGGGGAGTATTCTTATTGACGGCCTTGGGGTTGGAGACGTGGGCAATATTGTTCTTAGAGACAGAAAGCACCTTTCCGAAGACGGCTTGATTGTTGTGGTGGTTACGGTTAATTCGGATGGCAAAATATTAACAACCCCAGAGGTTATATCAAGAGGCTTTGTATATGTTAAAGAGTCGGAAGAATTGATGGACGAAATAAGAGAACTGACGCTTGAAATTATACAGAAAAATCTTGGAAAGAGAAAAAGCAGTTATGCGAACATCAAAAACAATGTCAAGGATGAACTGAGTTCATATCTTTACCAGAAAACCAAGAGAAAACCCATGATTTTGCCTGTAATTATTGAAATACCGTGCTGA